One Thioclava electrotropha DNA segment encodes these proteins:
- a CDS encoding DUF2849 domain-containing protein, with protein MSKKFIPGVISANDLREGHVVYMNDAGQWVLRLKDAAFLDDPVIADMWLDLANAQPEKVVGAYLAPATLGPDGPEPAHFREAFRASGPSIELPHNTLAGS; from the coding sequence ATGAGCAAGAAATTTATCCCCGGCGTGATCAGCGCCAATGACCTGCGCGAAGGCCATGTCGTTTACATGAACGACGCGGGCCAATGGGTGCTGCGCCTCAAGGACGCCGCCTTCCTCGACGATCCGGTGATCGCGGACATGTGGCTCGATCTGGCCAATGCTCAGCCCGAGAAAGTCGTGGGCGCCTATCTCGCGCCTGCCACGCTCGGTCCTGACGGCCCCGAGCCCGCGCATTTCCGCGAGGCCTTCCGCGCCTCCGGCCCTTCCATCGAGCTACCCCACAACACTCTGGCCGGGAG
- the cobA gene encoding uroporphyrinogen-III C-methyltransferase, with product METLETQTQVTLAGAGPGDPDLLTVAVLREMMCADVILHDTLVSAEVLALAGPQAQLIETGKTGFGPSMKQGDISSLIVRLAQEGQRVLRLKSGDPGVFGRLGEELDALDAAGIAYRVLPGITAASAAAASLGQSLTERGRNRELRLLTGHDADGLAEQDWAALARPGAVAAIYMGKRAARYVQGRLMMHGASPATPACVVENASRADQVIRPATLATLPTVTAEAKGPAVILLGLAPRDARTALKEAVL from the coding sequence ATGGAAACTCTCGAAACTCAGACCCAGGTGACCCTTGCTGGCGCCGGTCCGGGCGACCCGGACCTGCTGACCGTGGCGGTGCTGCGCGAGATGATGTGCGCCGACGTGATCCTGCACGACACGCTGGTGAGCGCCGAGGTGCTCGCGCTCGCAGGTCCGCAGGCACAGCTGATCGAGACCGGCAAGACCGGTTTCGGCCCGTCGATGAAGCAAGGCGACATCTCGTCCCTGATCGTCCGCCTCGCGCAGGAAGGCCAGCGGGTGCTGCGCCTGAAATCCGGCGATCCGGGTGTCTTCGGTCGGCTGGGCGAGGAACTGGACGCGCTCGACGCGGCCGGGATCGCCTATCGCGTACTGCCGGGCATCACCGCTGCTTCCGCTGCCGCTGCCTCGCTTGGCCAGAGCCTGACCGAACGTGGCCGCAATCGCGAGCTGCGCCTGCTCACCGGTCACGACGCCGACGGGCTGGCCGAACAGGATTGGGCGGCGCTGGCTCGTCCCGGCGCGGTCGCCGCGATCTATATGGGCAAGCGCGCGGCGCGCTACGTGCAAGGACGCCTGATGATGCACGGCGCCTCGCCCGCGACCCCCGCCTGTGTGGTCGAGAACGCCTCGCGCGCCGATCAGGTGATCCGCCCCGCGACGCTCGCCACCCTGCCCACCGTGACCGCCGAGGCCAAAGGCCCCGCCGTCATCCTTCTCGGGCTCGCCCCGCGCGACGCCCGCACCGCCCTCAAGGAGGCCGTGCTATGA